A portion of the Shewanella sp. SNU WT4 genome contains these proteins:
- a CDS encoding kynureninase, with protein MDKPVTKQMPMPIAKSVAKSVAKADGVPTSVNVAESFNELACQLAPHYAAFKVSERILLTGHSHQAWPDITKHGMLQCFEDAACHIDDKWGLAFTQAERVRQFYRGLLGEAHGQIALGASTHELMLRFLSDLNWSKAAKQSASKPINIVTTDGEFHSLRRQLHSLRSLNINIISVPVAPLETLASRIIDELNAATAAVMVSAVFFETSVIFSDVGRVALAAKSLGIPCLVDAYHALNVVPFNLELWQLESAFIVAGGYKYCQAGEGNCMLRIPPDYHGRPLITGWFAEFDVLNQAVGEVNYGCGQAAFAGSTYDPCSHYRAAVVFDFFKQQQLSDIRLRHINQQQIKLLWQGIDSMALAPEVLYLPTHSISANGGFISLVTPKADIWVEALKQRGISSDSRGQYLRLGPAPYVTKSQLEQALNVIEDVAKQVSEG; from the coding sequence ATGGATAAACCCGTGACTAAACAAATGCCTATGCCAATAGCTAAGTCAGTAGCTAAGTCAGTAGCTAAGGCAGATGGTGTGCCTACAAGTGTAAACGTAGCAGAATCCTTTAATGAGTTAGCTTGTCAGCTGGCGCCTCATTATGCTGCATTTAAAGTGTCAGAGCGGATATTACTCACAGGTCACTCCCATCAAGCTTGGCCAGATATTACCAAACATGGCATGTTGCAGTGTTTTGAGGATGCAGCTTGTCATATTGATGATAAATGGGGCTTGGCTTTTACACAGGCCGAGCGGGTGCGTCAGTTTTATCGAGGCTTATTAGGTGAGGCTCATGGGCAAATCGCCTTAGGGGCTTCGACCCATGAACTCATGTTACGTTTTCTATCGGATTTGAACTGGAGTAAAGCTGCCAAACAGTCAGCATCAAAGCCAATCAATATAGTCACCACTGATGGCGAATTTCATTCACTACGGCGGCAATTGCACAGCTTAAGGTCGTTGAATATCAATATTATCAGTGTGCCTGTGGCGCCACTTGAAACCTTAGCGAGCCGCATTATAGATGAGCTTAATGCTGCTACCGCTGCAGTGATGGTTTCTGCTGTGTTTTTTGAAACCAGCGTCATCTTTAGTGATGTGGGGCGCGTGGCCTTAGCCGCTAAAAGTCTTGGGATCCCTTGCCTTGTAGATGCTTATCATGCGCTTAATGTAGTGCCCTTTAATCTGGAATTATGGCAGTTAGAGTCAGCCTTTATTGTGGCGGGCGGCTACAAGTATTGTCAGGCCGGGGAAGGTAACTGCATGCTGCGTATTCCGCCAGATTATCATGGCCGGCCACTCATTACCGGCTGGTTTGCTGAATTTGATGTGTTAAATCAAGCGGTCGGTGAGGTTAATTACGGCTGCGGGCAAGCGGCATTTGCCGGTTCGACCTATGATCCTTGCAGTCACTACCGCGCAGCTGTTGTGTTTGATTTTTTTAAGCAGCAACAACTAAGTGACATTAGGCTGCGCCATATCAATCAGCAGCAAATCAAGTTGTTATGGCAAGGCATTGATTCTATGGCGTTGGCGCCGGAAGTATTGTATCTGCCAACGCACTCAATCAGTGCTAATGGCGGTTTTATATCACTCGTTACCCCTAAGGCTGATATTTGGGTCGAGGCCCTTAAACAGCGCGGTATAAGCTCAGATAGTCGCGGGCAGTATTTACGCTTAGGCCCCGCGCCTTATGTGACTAAAAGTCAGCTTGAACAGGCTCTTAATGTGATTGAAGATGTCGCCAAGCAAGTTAGTGAAGGTTAA
- a CDS encoding tryptophan 2,3-dioxygenase family protein produces the protein MAYSGDLSVLALAKASILRESPVPCPYSHSNRDANHQPVSDSLSEPSSESSTEPVSAKVDSSLTNNRELETNIHTDFKDEMSYGDYLHLEQVLGAQHPLSAEHDEMLFIIIHQTSELWLKLAGHEVSCAIANIQAGNAGHAFKVIARVKHIFNQLTQSWSILSTLTPVDYLKFRDALGHSSGFQSCGYRKLEFLLGNKNAALLTVHQDRPEIYQELTTVLHSPSLYDVTLQSLNRHGLLDDASVLTRDVSLAYQAHDSVLQAWLRVYREPERYFECYELAEKLIDIEDSFQQWRFKHMYTVQRIIGNKSGTGGSSGVGFLKKALDISFFPELFALRTHL, from the coding sequence TTGGCTTATAGTGGTGATTTATCAGTGCTAGCGTTAGCCAAAGCATCAATTTTGAGGGAGTCGCCAGTGCCTTGCCCATATAGCCATTCCAATCGCGATGCTAACCATCAGCCAGTATCTGATTCATTATCTGAGCCATCATCTGAGTCATCCACAGAACCCGTGAGTGCTAAGGTTGACTCATCACTAACGAATAATCGTGAGCTTGAAACTAATATCCATACGGATTTTAAGGATGAGATGTCATATGGTGATTATCTTCATCTTGAACAAGTGCTTGGTGCGCAGCACCCCTTAAGCGCAGAGCATGATGAGATGCTGTTTATTATTATTCATCAAACCAGTGAGTTGTGGCTCAAACTGGCTGGGCATGAAGTCAGCTGCGCGATTGCTAATATACAAGCGGGTAACGCAGGCCATGCATTTAAGGTGATAGCGCGAGTTAAGCATATCTTTAATCAGTTAACTCAATCTTGGTCGATTTTATCCACCTTAACCCCGGTGGATTATCTTAAGTTTCGTGATGCCTTAGGGCATTCATCGGGATTTCAGTCATGCGGTTATCGAAAACTTGAATTCTTACTGGGTAATAAAAATGCAGCCCTGCTGACAGTGCATCAAGACCGGCCTGAGATTTATCAAGAATTAACTACCGTTTTGCATAGCCCAAGTTTGTATGACGTGACTTTACAATCACTTAATCGTCATGGATTGTTAGACGATGCCAGCGTACTAACGCGCGATGTGAGTTTGGCTTATCAAGCCCATGATAGTGTGTTGCAAGCATGGCTTAGGGTTTACCGCGAACCTGAACGCTATTTTGAATGTTATGAATTGGCAGAAAAGCTTATCGACATTGAAGATAGTTTTCAGCAATGGCGTTTTAAACATATGTACACAGTGCAGCGTATTATTGGCAATAAAAGCGGTACTGGCGGCTCATCTGGGGTTGGTTTTTTAAAGAAAGCTTTAGATATCAGTTTTTTCCCTGAACTATTTGCATTAAGAACCCATTTGTAA
- a CDS encoding RNA methyltransferase yields MANTHIIIGLTNPKSPTNVGGVMRAAGCYSAQEVRYTGMRYQYAAAHYTQYDTDTQGARENIPLMAVTDLLEGLADDVKIICVDLVVGAQALPDFEHPAKAIYIFGPEDGTISQAVIDKADAVVYVPTEGCMNLAASVNVLLYDRMAKANKQGSDELIKRSRDTNNRVKVKSTTNFAK; encoded by the coding sequence ATGGCTAATACACACATCATCATAGGTCTAACCAACCCTAAAAGCCCTACCAATGTGGGCGGAGTCATGCGTGCAGCTGGCTGTTATAGTGCGCAAGAGGTGCGTTATACCGGTATGCGCTATCAGTATGCAGCGGCTCATTACACTCAATATGATACTGACACCCAAGGTGCCCGCGAAAATATTCCGTTAATGGCTGTGACCGATTTATTGGAAGGTCTTGCTGATGACGTTAAGATTATTTGTGTCGATTTAGTCGTGGGCGCGCAAGCATTGCCGGATTTTGAGCATCCGGCCAAAGCTATTTATATCTTTGGTCCCGAAGATGGCACCATTAGCCAAGCGGTTATCGATAAGGCTGATGCTGTAGTGTATGTACCGACAGAAGGCTGCATGAATTTGGCGGCCTCGGTTAATGTTTTGCTTTATGACCGCATGGCTAAGGCCAATAAGCAAGGCAGTGATGAGCTCATTAAACGGAGCCGTGATACCAATAACCGCGTAAAAGTAAAATCTACCACTAACTTCGCTAAGTAA
- a CDS encoding DUF885 domain-containing protein: protein MKKSALILAMSLGLVACQSAENNGLASNNSAEAQAAKLSSLGAEQQGFTAFSQSFIEQLWQQAPTWALYAGFHQYDGKLEVPSANSRALHSAFVKAKLLELQRFNPALLSANERTDYLLIENLLKQWQWEINEFKSWQWDPSQYNVAGGFAQIINENFAPLEQRLVSVLERLQSVPAYYAAARDNIKDPTLEHTQLAILQNQGVFSVFSDDLLSKVDASALTNAQKALFKVRLQAANLAVQQHIDWLKALETELTQQGARDFRIGADFYEQKFAFDIQSGMTAAQLYQKAVAEKAQIQQQMVKITTDLWPKYFKGAMPSDKQLAVRQLIDHLSVKHVKAEDFVTEVERQIPELVAFVNSKELISLDPSKPLLVRKTPEYMDGFAGASISAPGPYEQSGNTYYNVTPLTAMDAESAESYLREYNHWILQILNIHEAIPGHYAQLVYSNQSPSLVKSLFGNGAMVEGWAVYTERMMLEEGYGNFEPEMWLMYYKWNLRVICNTILDYSIQVLGMERQAALNLLINEAYQQRAEAESKWRRATLSQVQLTSYYAGYREIYDFREEMKQQQGEAFKLKEWHENLLSYGSAPVKYIRELMINKQ, encoded by the coding sequence ATGAAAAAATCTGCACTCATACTCGCTATGTCACTAGGGCTAGTGGCTTGTCAATCAGCTGAAAATAATGGGCTGGCATCCAATAATTCTGCAGAGGCACAAGCTGCGAAGTTATCAAGCTTAGGCGCTGAGCAGCAGGGGTTTACTGCCTTTAGTCAATCATTTATTGAGCAACTGTGGCAACAAGCGCCAACGTGGGCCTTGTACGCTGGCTTTCATCAATACGATGGCAAGCTTGAAGTGCCAAGTGCTAACAGTCGCGCTCTACATTCGGCCTTTGTTAAGGCTAAATTACTGGAATTGCAGCGCTTTAATCCCGCCTTATTGTCAGCCAACGAGCGCACGGATTACTTGTTGATAGAAAATTTGCTTAAACAATGGCAATGGGAAATCAATGAATTTAAATCTTGGCAGTGGGATCCTTCGCAATATAACGTCGCTGGTGGTTTTGCGCAGATAATTAATGAGAATTTTGCGCCGTTAGAGCAGCGTCTAGTGAGCGTGCTGGAGCGTTTGCAAAGTGTGCCCGCTTACTACGCAGCGGCGCGAGACAACATTAAAGATCCGACCTTAGAGCATACACAATTAGCCATTTTGCAAAATCAGGGCGTATTTTCAGTCTTCTCCGATGATTTACTGTCCAAAGTTGATGCTTCCGCGTTAACTAATGCGCAAAAGGCATTGTTTAAAGTGAGATTGCAAGCTGCCAACTTGGCGGTGCAGCAACATATTGATTGGTTAAAGGCGCTCGAGACCGAGTTAACGCAACAGGGGGCTCGTGACTTTAGAATTGGCGCCGATTTTTACGAGCAAAAGTTTGCCTTTGATATTCAATCGGGCATGACTGCAGCGCAGCTTTATCAAAAGGCGGTGGCCGAAAAAGCGCAAATTCAGCAGCAGATGGTAAAAATCACCACGGACTTATGGCCTAAATATTTTAAAGGGGCAATGCCGAGTGATAAGCAATTAGCTGTGCGTCAATTGATTGATCACTTGTCGGTTAAGCATGTTAAGGCGGAAGATTTTGTTACTGAAGTCGAGCGACAAATACCTGAGTTAGTGGCCTTTGTTAACAGCAAAGAGTTAATCAGCTTAGATCCTTCTAAACCTTTGTTAGTGCGTAAAACCCCTGAATACATGGACGGGTTTGCGGGCGCATCCATTAGTGCCCCAGGGCCTTATGAGCAAAGCGGCAACACTTATTATAATGTGACGCCACTGACTGCCATGGACGCAGAATCCGCCGAGAGTTATTTACGGGAATACAATCACTGGATTTTGCAAATTCTTAATATCCACGAGGCCATTCCTGGGCATTATGCGCAGTTAGTGTATTCAAATCAGTCACCGTCGTTAGTTAAAAGCCTGTTTGGTAACGGCGCTATGGTGGAAGGTTGGGCGGTATATACCGAGCGCATGATGCTTGAAGAAGGCTATGGCAACTTTGAACCTGAAATGTGGTTAATGTATTACAAGTGGAATTTACGGGTTATTTGTAACACTATTCTGGACTACAGCATCCAAGTGCTGGGAATGGAGCGCCAAGCGGCACTGAATTTGCTGATTAATGAAGCTTATCAGCAACGCGCCGAAGCCGAATCAAAATGGCGCAGAGCGACCTTAAGTCAAGTACAATTAACCAGTTACTATGCAGGTTATCGTGAGATTTATGATTTCCGAGAGGAAATGAAGCAGCAACAAGGCGAGGCTTTCAAGCTTAAAGAGTGGCACGAGAACTTGTTAAGTTATGGCAGCGCGCCAGTGAAATATATTCGTGAGCTAATGATAAATAAGCAGTAA
- the nadA gene encoding quinolinate synthase NadA produces MEHSAFTLPSIDFRFPPKPAPLDDSQRAAYKAEIKSLLAQHNAVLVAHYYTDPEIQALAEETGGCVSDSLEMARFGRDHPAQTLIVAGVKFMGETAKILSPEKTVLMPTLEATCSLDLGCPIESFSAFCDAHPDHTVVVYANTSAAVKARADWVVTSSIALEIVEHLDSEGKKILWGPDRHLGSYIAKQTGADMLLWQGECIVHDEFKAQALARLKMQYPNAAVLVHPESPASVVEMADAVGSTSQLINAAKTMSNDTFIVATDKGIFYKMQQAAPGKTLIEAPTGGEGATCRSCAHCPWMAMNGLQAIKSALADTDKSSHEIFVDESLRERAKLPLDRMLNFAAELNVKIKGNA; encoded by the coding sequence ATGGAACACTCAGCTTTTACTCTTCCTAGCATAGATTTTCGTTTTCCGCCCAAGCCTGCGCCCTTGGATGATAGCCAACGAGCAGCCTATAAAGCTGAGATCAAATCCTTACTTGCCCAGCATAATGCGGTACTGGTTGCCCATTATTATACTGACCCAGAAATCCAAGCCTTAGCCGAAGAAACCGGTGGCTGCGTTTCTGATTCGTTAGAAATGGCACGCTTTGGCCGCGATCATCCAGCGCAAACCCTGATCGTGGCTGGGGTTAAGTTTATGGGCGAAACAGCTAAGATTTTAAGCCCAGAAAAAACGGTATTAATGCCAACCTTAGAAGCTACTTGCTCGCTTGATTTGGGCTGTCCGATAGAAAGCTTCAGTGCGTTTTGCGACGCCCACCCGGATCATACCGTTGTTGTGTATGCCAATACCTCTGCGGCAGTAAAAGCACGCGCTGATTGGGTAGTGACTTCAAGTATTGCCCTTGAAATTGTTGAGCATTTAGATAGCGAAGGCAAAAAAATTCTGTGGGGCCCAGATAGACACTTAGGCAGCTATATTGCCAAGCAAACTGGCGCCGATATGCTGTTATGGCAGGGCGAATGTATTGTTCATGATGAATTTAAAGCCCAAGCATTGGCTCGGTTAAAAATGCAGTATCCTAATGCTGCCGTGTTGGTGCACCCTGAGTCACCCGCCAGTGTGGTGGAAATGGCCGATGCTGTGGGCTCTACCAGCCAATTGATCAATGCGGCTAAAACCATGAGCAATGACACTTTTATTGTGGCTACCGATAAGGGCATTTTCTATAAGATGCAGCAAGCCGCGCCGGGTAAAACCTTAATTGAAGCGCCTACGGGCGGTGAGGGCGCTACGTGCCGCAGCTGCGCCCATTGCCCATGGATGGCCATGAATGGTTTGCAAGCCATTAAATCAGCGCTGGCTGATACTGATAAGTCATCTCATGAGATTTTTGTGGATGAAAGTTTACGTGAGCGCGCCAAATTACCACTCGATCGTATGCTTAATTTTGCCGCGGAACTTAATGTCAAAATTAAAGGTAACGCGTAA
- a CDS encoding DUF6500 family protein encodes MRKELRQKIIQVCDQKIAMKGLDVGVSFYAFFKNKNDEPEVLMEVARWWIETHRLDHFEKASKIKSLVQSDV; translated from the coding sequence TTGAGAAAAGAACTAAGACAAAAAATCATCCAAGTTTGTGATCAAAAGATAGCGATGAAAGGGCTGGATGTTGGCGTCTCTTTTTATGCATTTTTTAAAAATAAAAATGATGAACCAGAAGTTTTAATGGAAGTTGCTAGATGGTGGATTGAAACTCATAGGTTAGATCACTTTGAAAAAGCCTCTAAAATTAAAAGCTTGGTTCAATCTGACGTTTAA
- a CDS encoding endonuclease/exonuclease/phosphatase family protein: MKKVWRRLIVLTAVVSIAGVTAFSYVFEQFATTAAARIDGQQANFVNQCVVNDMVTPLDEQGKLSIGVWNIYKQQKPQWEGQLTKMVTANQLLLLQEASLTPTLKSFLAKTHSEVVMARAFSGFNIINGVMNIAKASALESCAWLAKEPWIRLPKSALVTHYALSNGQTLLVINIHSINFEWGNKRFHSQLMALTDAIETHTGPLIIAGDFNTWRQARQTMVLKFIEKFNLSEAVPLDDHRTRVFGHTLDHLYYRGLTLTSVSVENILSSDHNPISASFTLDKLTNSQELDANIN; this comes from the coding sequence ATGAAGAAAGTGTGGCGCAGGCTTATTGTATTAACAGCGGTAGTCAGTATTGCAGGGGTTACTGCCTTTAGTTATGTGTTCGAGCAATTTGCGACAACGGCCGCGGCTCGTATTGACGGTCAGCAAGCCAATTTTGTTAATCAGTGTGTGGTGAATGATATGGTGACGCCGCTGGATGAGCAGGGCAAGTTAAGCATTGGGGTGTGGAATATTTATAAACAGCAGAAACCGCAATGGGAGGGACAACTCACCAAAATGGTGACTGCCAATCAATTACTGTTATTGCAAGAAGCCAGTTTAACGCCAACGCTCAAATCATTTTTAGCTAAAACCCATAGTGAAGTTGTGATGGCGCGAGCATTCAGCGGCTTTAATATCATTAATGGCGTGATGAATATAGCTAAAGCCTCAGCGCTAGAATCTTGTGCTTGGCTCGCTAAGGAGCCGTGGATCCGCTTACCTAAGTCAGCACTGGTCACTCATTATGCCTTGTCTAATGGCCAGACCTTGCTGGTTATCAATATTCATTCCATTAATTTTGAATGGGGCAATAAACGCTTTCATTCACAATTAATGGCCTTAACCGATGCCATTGAAACCCATACAGGACCATTAATTATTGCTGGTGATTTCAATACTTGGCGCCAAGCTAGGCAAACTATGGTGCTGAAATTTATTGAAAAGTTTAATCTGAGTGAAGCCGTGCCGCTGGATGATCATAGAACGCGCGTCTTTGGTCATACCTTAGATCATCTCTATTATCGTGGTTTAACCTTAACGTCAGTGTCGGTTGAAAACATTCTTAGCTCAGATCACAACCCGATTTCAGCAAGCTTTACGCTTGATAAGCTTACAAACAGCCAGGAGCTTGATGCCAACATTAACTAA
- a CDS encoding prepilin-type N-terminal cleavage/methylation domain-containing protein, with protein MRRRLSGFTLIELVVVIIILGVLAVVAIPKFIDLKDDAIKSALMGQFTAFESGVKMYHSGWLTGGNSGAIAALPNFGDGNVSSTETGYPYSTSNTKTHQFTACEEVWFGLTQTDVSIAYVEDKNLATADVDVGYTYDDNTCIYRGVKLIQQDKETIEMIYNNLTGDVTISSGRYNPNPKPEPNPEA; from the coding sequence ATGCGTCGGCGGTTATCTGGTTTTACTCTAATTGAATTAGTGGTAGTGATTATTATTCTTGGGGTCTTGGCTGTGGTTGCCATTCCTAAATTTATCGATTTGAAAGATGATGCGATTAAGTCAGCGCTGATGGGGCAATTTACGGCCTTTGAAAGTGGTGTAAAGATGTATCATTCTGGTTGGTTAACGGGCGGTAATAGTGGTGCAATTGCAGCCTTACCTAATTTTGGAGATGGCAATGTATCTTCTACCGAAACTGGGTATCCCTATTCCACTTCTAACACAAAAACTCACCAATTTACTGCTTGTGAAGAAGTGTGGTTTGGGTTGACACAAACCGATGTATCAATAGCCTATGTGGAAGATAAGAATTTAGCGACGGCTGACGTTGATGTTGGTTATACCTACGATGATAATACTTGCATTTATCGTGGCGTTAAGCTCATTCAGCAGGATAAAGAAACTATCGAAATGATTTACAATAACTTAACGGGTGACGTAACTATCAGTTCAGGCCGTTATAATCCGAATCCTAAACCTGAGCCTAATCCGGAAGCTTAG
- the cls gene encoding cardiolipin synthase, translating to MEMRLEELYRLLTIAGIMLYWLVIAGVTVRIVTKRRAIGVALAWMLIIFVVPVGGIIAYLLFGELNLGRKRAQRARAMFPPYGQWFASLHKWRLYQPQTLSAFSREISHLCERRLGIPALADNQLQLISTTDAILKQLIIDIHQANSSISMEFYIWHPGGLADEVANALIQTHQRGVSVKVLLDAAGSGAFFKSHWPQMMRNAGIRVNAALPVSPFRMFFQRIDLRMHRKIVVIDNRIAYTGSMNLVDPAFFKQNAGVGQWIDVMVRVTGSNVPVLHSIHAWDWESETGERDLPAIPELNAHHDDAIKDMVQVIPSGPGMPEAIIQQVLLQSIYQATTSISITTPYFVPSEVLLFALCSAAQRGLKVTLIIPDKNDSMMVEWASRSFFSELLDAGVHIHRFQGGLLHTKSVVFDEQFSLIGTVNLDMRSLWLNFEVTLAVDNLEFTQSLVALHDGYLDHCIKVNRKEWKNRRIHKRFMEQFFYWFSPLL from the coding sequence ATGGAAATGAGATTAGAAGAGCTATATCGCTTGCTAACCATAGCCGGCATTATGCTGTATTGGCTGGTGATCGCAGGTGTCACAGTGCGAATTGTCACCAAACGCCGCGCCATTGGCGTTGCGCTCGCATGGATGCTGATTATTTTCGTGGTGCCCGTTGGCGGCATTATCGCCTACTTACTGTTTGGTGAATTAAACTTAGGCCGCAAACGCGCACAACGCGCTCGCGCCATGTTTCCCCCTTATGGTCAATGGTTTGCAAGCTTACATAAATGGCGTTTATATCAACCGCAAACCTTAAGCGCCTTTAGTCGCGAAATTAGCCATTTGTGTGAACGCCGCTTAGGCATACCGGCGCTGGCTGACAATCAGTTACAACTGATAAGCACGACCGATGCTATTTTAAAGCAATTAATCATAGATATTCATCAAGCAAACAGCAGCATTTCCATGGAGTTCTACATCTGGCACCCAGGCGGCCTTGCCGATGAAGTGGCTAATGCCTTAATTCAGACGCACCAGCGCGGTGTAAGCGTAAAAGTGCTGCTGGATGCTGCCGGTAGTGGTGCGTTTTTCAAGAGTCACTGGCCACAAATGATGAGAAATGCCGGTATACGGGTTAACGCTGCCCTGCCGGTATCGCCATTTCGCATGTTCTTTCAACGTATTGATTTACGTATGCATCGCAAAATTGTGGTCATAGATAATCGCATTGCCTATACAGGTTCGATGAATTTAGTCGATCCTGCTTTTTTCAAGCAAAATGCTGGCGTTGGCCAATGGATAGATGTGATGGTGCGGGTAACTGGCAGCAATGTGCCAGTGCTGCACTCAATTCATGCTTGGGACTGGGAAAGTGAAACTGGCGAACGGGATTTGCCTGCCATACCTGAACTCAATGCCCATCATGACGATGCCATTAAAGACATGGTGCAAGTGATCCCATCTGGGCCTGGCATGCCTGAAGCTATTATTCAGCAAGTATTGCTACAAAGTATTTATCAAGCGACTACCAGCATTTCTATCACCACCCCCTACTTTGTGCCGAGCGAAGTCTTATTATTTGCCCTGTGCTCTGCGGCGCAGCGCGGATTAAAGGTCACCTTGATTATTCCCGATAAAAACGATTCTATGATGGTTGAATGGGCTAGCCGCTCATTTTTTAGTGAGTTACTTGATGCTGGCGTGCACATTCATAGGTTTCAAGGCGGTTTGCTGCACACTAAATCTGTCGTATTTGATGAACAATTTAGCCTGATAGGCACGGTTAACTTAGATATGCGCAGCCTTTGGCTTAACTTTGAAGTGACCTTAGCCGTAGATAATCTTGAATTTACTCAATCCTTGGTAGCACTGCATGATGGTTATCTCGACCACTGCATTAAGGTTAATCGTAAAGAGTGGAAAAATCGGCGTATTCACAAGCGCTTTATGGAGCAATTTTTCTACTGGTTTAGCCCCTTGTTATAA
- a CDS encoding glycoside hydrolase family 16 protein, with product MWLIHIGLSSVLSLSVQAQTVPEIGELLFEENFNHLDTTLWQVSEGNGCHQGQDLCGWGNQELQYYRQDNVGIEDIANEPGNRALVLKAERGPSGKLPAFYSGKVDSKQGLHLQFGMVEIRMQSPAVKDGLWPAAWMLGANNKSWPKNGEIDIMEMGQHQQAKTMAQHPNADSNHYVGSNVIFHADAACASDNPTCAAMTAWQNDNAYVAKHSLAERFVVYRLYWGASHIRFTIVDDGQEHDMYASPIAIPADASELLEPFYLIFNLAVGGTFTEAQTAQQVSAPLPAKLLIDYVRVYQLNDAGKVTRLP from the coding sequence TTGTGGTTGATTCATATCGGTTTAAGTTCGGTATTAAGCTTAAGCGTGCAAGCGCAAACGGTTCCTGAAATTGGTGAATTACTGTTTGAAGAAAACTTTAATCACCTTGATACCACTCTTTGGCAAGTGAGTGAAGGTAATGGTTGTCATCAAGGGCAAGACTTATGTGGCTGGGGCAACCAAGAATTGCAATACTATCGTCAAGATAATGTCGGCATTGAAGATATTGCCAATGAGCCAGGTAATCGCGCCTTAGTATTAAAGGCTGAGCGCGGACCTAGTGGTAAGTTACCAGCCTTTTATTCTGGAAAAGTTGATAGCAAACAAGGCCTTCACTTGCAGTTTGGCATGGTGGAAATTCGAATGCAAAGCCCCGCTGTGAAAGACGGTTTATGGCCTGCAGCTTGGATGCTTGGCGCGAATAATAAGTCATGGCCTAAGAATGGTGAAATCGACATCATGGAAATGGGGCAGCATCAACAAGCTAAAACCATGGCGCAGCACCCTAATGCTGATAGTAATCATTATGTGGGCAGTAATGTCATTTTTCATGCTGATGCTGCGTGTGCCAGTGATAATCCCACCTGCGCGGCCATGACAGCTTGGCAAAACGATAATGCTTATGTGGCTAAACATTCGCTGGCAGAGCGATTTGTGGTGTACCGCTTATATTGGGGTGCTAGCCATATTCGCTTTACTATTGTCGACGATGGCCAAGAGCATGATATGTATGCCAGCCCGATAGCAATCCCAGCTGATGCCAGTGAGTTACTAGAACCTTTCTACCTTATTTTTAATCTCGCCGTGGGCGGCACTTTTACCGAAGCGCAAACGGCTCAGCAGGTGAGCGCGCCGCTACCCGCTAAATTACTGATTGATTATGTGCGGGTTTATCAATTAAACGATGCGGGCAAGGTTACGCGTTTGCCTTAA